In Kitasatospora gansuensis, a genomic segment contains:
- a CDS encoding DUF4442 domain-containing protein has translation MARKRTLSATTFRRGINLWPPFLFAGIRVLAVSPDFRSAKVRLRLRWFNRNWVGTHFGGSIFAMTDPFWMLLVMQNLGPGYVVWDAAAEIEFVSPGRGDVFAEFVLTEDRLTEIRELTAEGKKALVWFHTEVLAADGSVVAKLRKQVYVREKRKSD, from the coding sequence ATGGCACGCAAGCGCACCCTGAGCGCCACCACCTTCCGGCGCGGGATCAACCTCTGGCCGCCGTTCCTGTTCGCGGGCATCCGGGTCCTCGCGGTCTCGCCGGACTTCCGCTCCGCGAAGGTCAGGCTGCGGCTGCGCTGGTTCAACCGGAACTGGGTCGGCACCCACTTCGGCGGCTCGATCTTCGCGATGACCGACCCGTTCTGGATGCTGCTGGTGATGCAGAACCTGGGCCCGGGCTACGTGGTCTGGGACGCCGCCGCCGAGATCGAGTTCGTCTCCCCCGGGCGCGGCGACGTCTTCGCCGAGTTCGTGCTCACCGAGGACCGGCTGACCGAGATCCGCGAGCTCACGGCGGAGGGCAAGAAGGCGCTGGTCTGGTTCCACACCGAGGTGCTGGCGGCGGACGGCTCGGTGGTCGCCAAGCTGCGCAAGCAGGTGTACGTCCGGGAGAAGCGCAAGTCCGACTGA
- a CDS encoding DUF7848 domain-containing protein, with translation MGITRRYRHMNWTTTPDLEPDAPPTLHLFQCNGENEQGILCGQQSAAGEDFEAARSWSFQHLQANPDHRSYSHVLSRPWRMIPEIEPDPEPIVPLSETACG, from the coding sequence ATGGGCATCACCCGCCGGTACCGGCACATGAACTGGACCACCACCCCCGACCTCGAGCCGGACGCCCCGCCCACCCTGCACCTCTTCCAGTGCAACGGCGAGAACGAGCAGGGCATCCTCTGCGGCCAGCAGTCCGCCGCTGGCGAGGACTTCGAGGCCGCCCGCAGCTGGTCGTTCCAGCACCTACAGGCGAATCCGGACCACCGCAGCTACAGCCACGTGCTGTCCCGGCCGTGGCGGATGATCCCCGAGATCGAACCTGACCCGGAGCCGATCGTCCCGCTGTCGGAGACGGCCTGTGGCTGA